Within the Miscanthus floridulus cultivar M001 chromosome 17, ASM1932011v1, whole genome shotgun sequence genome, the region ATGGACCAGGAAATTTCTGGCTGCAGTAGGTTTGTTTTCCGAGTCCCTTGGCACTTCAGTTTATTAACATGTACAAATGCTCCGTACTCGGCGTCCTCTTGATATCTTGAAATAAGTTTACATGATGAATGCTCGAGAATCTGAGATGATGTTAGTGCAGAAAGGATTGAAGATCTGCTCAAGGAATCGTCCCTGCATTTGGAACTTCCAATACCTACCAGGGAAGTACAATACAAGATGAAATCGGCAGCAGTATATTTTGTAATGAGCTTTTCTTTCAAGGTGTTCCATGTAACCTGTAACTTATCAGCAAAGTCCGATTATCTGTGACAGAAAACTCTTTGAAGggcattttctttctttctttctttttgatcAACCTTTGAAGGGCATTTTCAAATGCCAAGTATATGACCAGGTgacaaaaaaacaaacaaaaataatAAGGAATAGGTCTAATTTCCTACCTTGCCCGCTTAAACGTACCTAGTAAGGCCCAGCAATATTAGCATGGGCCTATGCAGGGCTCATGTTTCAGTGGGCCTGCAAACACTGAACTAGCTTCCATGAAAAAATAGCCCAGCACAAGCAAAtttattttcttttgtttttcttcACTAAGAAGAGTCAAACAATGATTCAGGCAACAGGTTTACAGCACGAGGCAATCCGGGATGATCCGTGCCTGAGCCAGAACAGTGACATCAGCGCAACGCCACCCAGAATAGGACAATGTTCACTCTGTTCGCTTCGttggctgatgttgttttgttttgaaataaaaacactgtatcatgataAAGCGAACATGGTGGTTGTTGTTGGTGGCTTAAAATGAAGAAGAGTACTCTAGATTCCTTTGGCTGTTATGTGTGTTATTATTCTTAATCTCCTTTTATGTTTTTTCCGTGATCGTATAATGTTGTCTTTTGCCTAATTTGCACTATAACAAACTTGTTACGTCTGCTATGCGTTTTCAAGATCCACTAAGCAACAACAGGTTGCAGAGAACAAGAAATTCAACAAACCATAAAAATATgtgaaaaaacaaacaaacaaacaagatGGAAAGAACACGGAATATGCACAAAACGTGGTCGGCAGGCTTCGAATGTTCTCTTGTTGAACTGCATCCTGGAACGCCGCTGCGACGCGACCCTGAGCGAGTCCTGACGGCGTTGGCGTcgacgccagccatggcggcgccTCAGTCCTCCACCGATTCGCTGGTTCcgcccctccgccgccgcccgcgccgcctCGTCTTCGACCGCCGCTACGGCTGGATGTAAGAGACACACACACGACCTCCAGCCAGCTCCCCCATCTCtgtctcgctcgctcgctcgccgccgAGATCCTGTTTCCGTGTGCTCTgacgctccctccctccccttccctcccgcAGCTTCGACGAGTGGACGGACCCCGCCGACCAAGCCCTCTCCGGCGGCCGCGGAATGTTAGTGCTTCCACTCCCGCGTTCCGTGGAGGCTGGATTTCCTCAGACAGAGTTCCTTCTTTTTCCCAATTTTCCCAGCCTCAACTCTCGTTCATACCTGCACTGTTGCTTCTCAGGTTCTGTGCGGTGACGACGGCACGGTCGCTGGTGAACGCTGCGGCGTCCTCGGTAATCTCCTTGCTGGCAAGTTAGGATATGTGCTCAATTTTGTCATCTTCGCTGGATTAGATAGTTGGGAAAAGGGGGCTGCTAGGATGCATTGGAGAAATCTAGGCAATAATAAAGTGCCATGCTTGCAACTTTGTTCTTTTTACGGATTTGCAGTGACAATACAAGCTCTGGTATTCTGAGTTCTGAATTCTACCATGGATTTATCATTACTCCCCAGATGGCCAGATTCACTGTGCTTTCACAACATCAGTTTATGGTCACATCTTTAACGTTTGGGGTTTATTACAAGTACAAGCTGGGCAACATCATCGGCACATGATTTAATTCTGGGAATTTGTTTGTTGGGTGGAGATTTCTAGATTGCAAAATTAGGATGAGGCAACCAATTTGAGGTCTAATATGagatatatgtttttttttctgaaagtTATTCATCAGAGAATTTTTGTTCATATTATTGGCATTTATCTTTTCCTAACTTTAGGATAACATTCTGAAAAATATGAACAGTTCTATTCTGAGATCATTGATCTGTTCTGAACCTTTACTTACCTTAGATGAATTATTACTGTGGTGGATTGTTAATCTTTGAAAACTGCTAAATGTGTATTGGACTACTAGTACCACACTGTAACTTAAGTGCCCTATTGATTTCCTCCGAAATGTGATACATTGATCTCCTAAATAGAAGTTCTAGGGAGCATTTTCTTTGAGGACTTAACTCTGGACTCTGTTCCTATTCAACTGTTCATGTTTTAGCAATTTATATTTGGTGGGTGTTCATATGGTAGATATGAAGCCATGCATATCCATGAGTTTATCTGAACTTACCAGTTGAACTGAATATGATCCACTTTTACGTCGAATACTCAATTGTGCTTGTAGATTAGTGATGTCAGTCAATAATGCCTATAGATGATGTCATCCTTATATTTTTCCTTTATTCCAATTGATGATTATATCCACTCTAGTACTACACATCTGTTATTATGGTTACTTGAATACATCAAGCATGCTGGTTATCTCCTAATCATAAAGAGAGAAATGGAAAAACCTTTGATTTGGCTATATTAATAGAACATCATCCTCATATCTAACAACTCGtttgttccatcacagattaaCTATGCTGACAGTTCAATCAGCAGAGTTCTTCAACACCCCAAAAGACTGCCTCTACCAGCATATATGTCTAGCCTAGCATTCCGCAAGAAGCAGCAAGCCTGGTTTCGTGAACTTGAATGCTCTGGAGTCGTAGCTGATCTTAAGTTAATACACTGTTGTACTCATTCTGTACTGGAATGTACAGCAACTGATTGCCTCTGTTTAACAAAGAAGCATGGTCATCTGTAAGCAATGTAACAGAAAATTATAAGACACTTGTCCTTAGAAAAAGCTAATTTGTTATCTATATCTTGTTTCTACTCTAATGCGGCAGATGATGACGCAGTTATTTACTGGGGTGCTAGTCATGAACTCATGACAGTACTGAATGACAAGGACCATTACACTTTTCAAGCTGAATCCATGTAGGAAATGAAAAGGATAGTGCCCAACTCATGCTGACTTTTATAATGTTCTTACACTTACCGAATAGAATTTTAATTATATCATTTTTACAGAGGGATTAGAGTCTTAAAAAGCTGCCACTTACATTTTTTTTGAAGTTATAATGTATAGAAACCCATTTTCAGAATAATGGCATTAGATTTATCTTGTGAAATACTGTCATTGATATATGGATGTTTGTCTGTGGACAAATAATCACTTTGCATATTTTGATTGAAATAAAAATCCAGCATTCAGGGTGATCAAAATGAAACGAAGTCCCTCGGCTCTTGGCAACTTGGCTTCTCATCGCAAGTCTACGAGTGCCTTCACTTGATTACCTAATGACATCCGTGACTCTCATAGCTCAGGGTAGCCCTGGACCAGGCCTGGTTGTTAGTTGGAGGCCCACCGATCATGGGCATTGTGTGGCTGTGAAGCCCCTTAAGATTTGGTCCATTGACcaaacattctcccccttgatttAATATATAAGTTCAGTCTTAGCATCATTAGCCCACAGTAGAAAAGCATATGGAGGTAATATGTTACAACGGTGTCGGTGTTGTAaccccggggtgtctcaaggcaccgactGGTTGGCGGGCCACGTGGCCCATAACaaatcagctagcgaaggcccgAACGACTGAGGCCCAGCTGAGCCAATCGAATCAGGCCAGACGCCAAGGCCAGTATCAGCCACGACCCCTTCCTTCTGTCTCAGCCGCATAACGAGCAGAAGACTCACAACCTCCTCCACTGTCCCGACCCCTAGGAGGAACGGGAAGAGGTCACATCCAACCAAACCTGCTCGCTCTAACAAGAGTAGGCGCGCTGCACTGACCCTGCAAGGACCAAAGGGAAAACGGTCATCTCGGtccggtcagacgccatccctgcGCCATGCTGtgtagacaagacaacaccgcatgGCGGTAACAACCGGTACGGCGATCCACCGTCCAAATACGGTTTGACAGGACGCATGTACGATTCTACCCAccacgggatgggatccacgacaaaacctggacttagaggccatccaaccTGGCGGGAGCAACGACCCCAATGATCGGGATCGTGGCACTTAGCTCCTCAAACCAACAAGGCGATCCACGACCTGGGGGCGGCTATCAACTCATGTATGACACCGCCGAAAACTAGGAGGTGACGACGAAGACCACGACGAGGACCATGTCGCACAGGACGGCTGGCGAACCACCACTATGCCTACAGTTGCGCCATggccggcacagtagcaccacgtcacacCATGCCGTGATGTGGCcataagaccatgacgacaaccacgcccagacgtgctccacaagatggtgtagcttgcaagccaagttagctaggacctccctcaggctcatgacccttcggtcaggagaaccttcttctttgtatacggcctggccccaaactctatataagcgaagccagggcacccatctgggatcctctaccattttactcattctccatcgtagcagggctcctagagcttccctTCAGGAagcccatctcctagctctagatctcctatctcttccaccattcttgcaccccctattgtaagaactttagagcattcaagcgaggaacacgcactcgatcatctctgagattggacgtagggctctagcctgaacctgtataaatcctcatgtcttttggatgctacctttgtcttcctagagcagcgcgacaatcgtataaatttactagtccggtttacgaaacaccgacagttggcgtgccaggtaggggacaatCACGCACTCTCGTCTggtgagaaggaagcgatggctccctgCACTTACATCGAACTTGCTCTTGGCCCAGCCCTCAGCGTCCGCATCTGCTTCTAAAGCCTTGAGTTTGCCGACATCGATGTGCCAGTTCCCATCAATGGTCTTCTCCCCGGCCAAGCTCTGTGCTTCGGGGACCTGGATTTCGTGGCTGACTACCTGGGTTAGCTGTGACTCAACGAAGAGAATGTGACTCTGTCATACATCTTGATGCCTGATCACGGACTGGCATGAACCAGTCCCACAATCGTTGACTCTGATGTGCTAGCATGCAGAATCGATGTGTTTCTCAAGGCGAATCTCGTGCTAGAGCTAAGCCGACGTGTTTTCTATGTGTTGGCGAACGCTTTTGCCCAACTCTCTAGAAGCGGGCCCCTACTGCCTGAGGCCAAATTCTAGGACCCTAGCACCACACTGCCCTCTGAAATAAGGGACACGATCGCACTCTTTGAGCAGGAGCTAGCCAAGCACAGTGGGCGTTCGACGATGCTAGGATCCTCCGGGTTTATGGGGATGATGGAATAGGATGCGGAATCCATCTACGACCTCCTACTAGCAACCCCTGAGAACACGGATTCTGAGTCCAATTCTGAGGGGAGCTACCATCCGCTAAGagaatgcaacatgttgcatctcTCGAAGGATGGGGTGGCGTCGGCGGAGGATGCAGAGGATGATGCCTATCCAATTCCATGCACTCCTAGAGAATAGGCCGAGTATGACCAGGAGCGCCTAGAACGAGCCAGGGCCCATGAAGCTGATCAGGCCAACGATCATCGCGATAATGGATGCCCTAGCCCATAACACCTCGATGCTAAGGGAGCGCGGGTGCAGGCACGCCACGTGTACGATCAAATCTAGCAAGGCAAGAGGGAGACGCTTGTCTTCCCTCGAGCTAGCTAGAATGTCATGGCGGCCGCCATGATCATGCGGATGGCCCCTAAACCCTTGACCGATGAGGGAAAGCGCGTCCATCAGGTGCTACGAGACCTGCTAGAAACCACTCCGTGGAGAGGCGGCATCCTAAGGCCAGTGTTGTTCACATCTTCTCAGCGCGTGGCGCCCCTGAGGGCACAGCTGCTACATCAGAAACTTCTATGCTTGTCCAACTCAAGGCGCCTTGGGCCAGATTGGGTAGGCAAATATGAACTACACTACGGTGACAGTTACCCGGACAATCATGGCCGACACCCTAGGGTTTGGGACGCTTGACGTAGCATGAGCCCGAACGCTAGTGGCCCATAGGTGTTCACAAAAAGGATCCGATAGACACCATTCCTAGCACGCTTCCATGCACCGTCGAACATCATCAAGTACTCCGGGGACACCAACCTCGCCGTGTGGTTGGAAGACTTTTGCCTTGCTAGTCGAGCAGGTGGGGCGGACGATGATCTCTTCTTCATCCAATACTTGCCACTCTACCTTATAGAAAAGCGTCCGGgcatggctcgagcatctcctcACGGACAGCATCCACTCGTGGGCAGACTTCAAGCGCATCTTCAAAGTGAACTTTCAGGGCACGTACGTGCGCCCTAAAAATTCCTGGGATACCAAGGCCTACAAACAAAAAGTGGGAGAGACTCTTCATGAGTACATACGCCGCTTTTCCAAGTAGTGCAATGAACTTCCCGATATCGTGGATGCGGACGTGATCGGAGCGTTCATCTCTGACATGACCAACAAAGCACTCATTCATGAGCTCGGACGCTGCAAACCGTGGACGAGTGGGAGTTGCTCAACCTCATGACAAGCCATGCCTTCGGCGAGGAGGCCATCCATGCAATCTTCTACAAATACAAGGGAAAGGCTCAAGCCAAACCTGCAGACAAGGCTAATGACCACAATCGATGGGTAAAGGGATAGAAGGACAGCTAGAGGCACCGCAACAGCGAGTTCATCGCGATGGTCGATAGGGTCCATAAGCAGAAGACTAGCAAGCTCAACCATGTCAGCTTTGACTAGATAGTCAAGATGTCATGCTGCAACCACAGCTATCTAGTCAAGCACACCTTCGAGGAGTGTGACCTCATCAAGCACCACTTTAGTGGCGAATACAAGGCAACCAGCATGAACGCGCCATTCGAGCCCATAGGCAATGAGGAGAAGGGGGATGCGTATCCCGACACAAAagggtgcctcatgatctttggtggaccggTGGCGTACGAGTCCAAACATTGATAGAAGCTCATGGCTAGGGAGGTCAACACGGCTGCCCTAAGTGAAGTCATCCTAGTTTTCCCAAAAATGGTCGAAAACTACGATCACTTTCAACAGAAAGGATCACCCCGATGACATTCCACAACCGAGATGCTTCCCACTCATCGTGGACCCAATCACCGACAAGACCTGCCTATCTCATGTCCTCATGGACGGCGGGAGCAGCCTCAACCTCCTCTATGCCGAGACATACGATGCCATGGGACTATCGTGAGCGGCTATATGACCATTCGGTGCTTCGTTCCATGGAGTCATACCCTGACTTTAGGCCATTCCCCTTGGGTAGGTCAACTTACCTGTGACGTTTGGAGGATGAGCCAATTGCCGCATGGAAACACTCACCTTTGAAATAGTGGATTTCCTCGGTGCCTATCACGCCATCTTGGGTcaaccatgctacgccaagttcatggccatccacAACTACACCTTCCTGAAGCTCAAGATGCCCAGCCCTCATAGGAGCATCACTATAGGAGGCAACCTCCAGCAGGCCCACCTCAGTGAATGGGAAATTACAACATCACGACAACCACGCGCCAACGCTCGGGGGCTGAACCCGAACACGACTTCCCTACATTATAGGGGAGTTGGTGGGGGTTGCGCACTACGATCTCGGCCGCAGCATGCAAAGAGGCAGGTGATGACACAGCACAAGGATGACGCGATCGATGAGTGCTAGAGAGCTTGTGACATAGCGTATTCCTTGATTCGATGAGCCATGTGTTCTAGGCCTCGCTGCATCGAGCACCATGAACGGCGAAGGCCACGACCAGTGGCACGAACACTTAGTGTTTGCATCAAAGCTACCCTCAGCCAACTAAGACGTTGTACATAATGATCAATGAATGATCCCAACGCCCAAAAAGCGTAGCATGCCTCAACAAATGCACATCAAAGTGACACTCTGACGACGCGTGCGACCCCAAGCAACCCATGTCAATCGGTGCATGCTGGTCGACACGGATCACTcgcgggggctacacccaccttcTGTTGAcgatcgacaaattcaccaagtgaaTCGAAGCTAAACCCATAACAAGAGTAAGATCTGAAGACACGGTggaattcttcctcaacatcatataaagatttggagtcccaaactctatAATCACCAACAATGACACACTCTTCATTGagaagaagttcctccgattctacgATGACTATGGCATTCGTGCCGACTAGGCCTTCATCGCTGACCCATGaaccaatggccaagtagagcatgcGAAAGCTATGATACTTTAGGCCCTCAAACCCCGCATCTTCGACaggcttgacaagtttgtgggcCGATGGGTAGGGAAGGTACCGGTTGTGCTCTGGGCTTGAGAACGACTTCGAACCGATCCACTGGtttcacaccattcttcatgtTGTATGACGCTAAAGCCATCCTACCAACCaacctcgactacggagcaccTTGAGTCCTAGCATACGACGAAGCCAAAGCAGAGAAGGATCAGCAAGATGCACTCGACCAACTGGATGAGGCCCACGAGACAGCACTCCTCTGCTCCGCTAAGTACTAACAAGCGCTGTGGAAGTACCACAATAAGAATGTTCGAGAGCGAGCATTCTAGGTTGGTGACCTTGTCTTGCGACGGATCCAAACCACCAAGGATGTGCATAAACTGACGCCACCCTAGGAAGGACCCTTCATCATCGCCGAGATCATCCACCCAGGATCCTACCAGCTCATGGACGATGTCGGCGAGATCTACACCAACTCCTGGAACATCAAACAGCTATGTAGATTCTATCCCTAGCCTTTCCTTCCAAACATATATTAACCCTCCTGTCATCGTGAATTCACGAACTCACCCTTTTTGCAAAAAGGTCGTGGACAGGAATGGCCCAAGCAGAACAAGACGAAGGACGAGGAGTGAAGAATCAATAGGTAGAGCGCACGTAAGACCAGCACCCCTTCGCCCATCTCTTTAATTCCTATGCAACCTTTTCGTGCTTCATGTGAATTCGATCGCCTTAAGCCACGCAACGATCAGGGAGGCAACGATCTCTTGAGTCCACACACAGAGTGACTCACCGCGTCCATGACCCCATGTCATATCTAGGAACTTGTCCTTTTGGCTGGTCCTTTGAAGGACTCAAGGCCACAAAGGGATAGGggtagggaggagatgggcccccacggctctaatcggtggtgcagAGCCACATGATCATCTCTCCCTGTGTTCGAGTCATCCGCTTCAAAGTCTCTTGGGTTGAACCCCTCTAGGGGAGGCATCTTGTCCTCTGGGCGCTGTGGTGGTGGTTGGGGACCGACAGGATTGACGGTCGATGATTTATGGGACATCTCTTGATGAGGCACAGCTGAACTCCATGTTGATTAGGGAGGATATCAGGTCCCGCTCGAATTACCCATTAACCCCGACGAGGCACACCACTTCGACCACGTGGTTATGGTTGACATGCCTCTCCCCACGTGGTGCGAAATCAAAATTAACCAAAATAGGCCACTGTGACCCCTGAGGCCGCCAGGGATTATGAAATAAGCAGGGCTAAATCCTCATGACAAGCCCCTTCTGGGATCCTAGATCCATGACCTGAAACCGACAGACCTATAGGGATCAATGATGCCTCACGAATGGTCACTCAGGTGCCTGGGGTTCACAATGATGCCCCTTCATAATGcaacaccaaaactcataggaACAACCAACCATGATCCGAGCATGGATGATCTGGGCCCACTTAAGCCTAAGTGACAACTTTTGGCTAGGGGATACACCCACGATCGCACCATCATTCGAAAATGAGATTACAACCCGTCGGTAGACAGGGAGCATTTGGCCCAACATAGTCAAAGCATAAATGAGGTGAAGACTTCCAAGTTGAGGGCGGCCTCTCTGTTCCATAGGAATGGAGGTCGACAACACACATGGAAGTATCAACTTTGGTAACAAAGCCCCATAACCGGACCTTATGGCCCAGGGGCTCGGCACGACCTCAAGGGAGAAATATAAAATTCAAATATTACATTCTATGGGTACAGGCATTACACGCACAGCCGATCCGCGGAGGCAAAAAAGAGAAAAGCCTAACCCTACCTCGAGGATGATGCCACAGAGGGTACGAACTACGAGCATGATTTGG harbors:
- the LOC136518722 gene encoding uncharacterized protein gives rise to the protein MAAPQSSTDSLVPPLRRRPRRLVFDRRYGWIFDEWTDPADQALSGGRGMFCAVTTARSLVNAAASSINYADSSISRVLQHPKRLPLPAYMSSLAFRKKQQAWFRELECSGVVADLKLIHCCTHSVLECTATDCLCLTKKHGHL